A single genomic interval of Mucilaginibacter robiniae harbors:
- a CDS encoding outer membrane beta-barrel family protein, giving the protein MNTINYKSTLYCIVILILSISTGTQYSFAQGNLSSSKVSGHVVKTNAQPIDYASVTLIKSTDSSLVKGTLTDADGKYIFDHLPAGNYLVKVNNIGYAKCYSNTVTLTENTTIELPPLQLVASTQQLQEVTVVSAKPLIEHQTDRTVINVENSTLAAGNSALEILQKAPGVTLDKDDNISLNGKQGVTVMINDKLTYLSATQLAALLRSTDGNTIQSVEIIPNPSAKYDAAGSSGIINIKLKKNKQSGTNGSLNTTIAQSTYFRDNFSLNLNHKTGKLNLFTNLSHNDGKNKHKLDLKRTVDSAGKSNTYFNQDYKMVNVRHNSQFRIGADYDLSSKNTIGVVASGYYNTETGNNNGITYLGTQPDVYTSYQHLVSREAQTYKNIAFNINDRYQIDTAGQSLSVDMDYLYYKNNGNMQYNTYFYVPSKPSAYDSLFIRNLIPSSIRIYTLKADYVYPFSKTLKLETGIKLSDVKTDNDLQAQTKSGLPGAIYENDATRTNRFIYDEKISAGYANLSKNYKNTSVQAGLRAEYTHSEGELLGGGSDIKRHYLNFFPSVFVKQTLSSKNEIGISYSRRIDRPSYESLNPFVYYVDQYTYQQGNPFLTPQYTNAYNLDYTYNHTINVSIGYSHTHDVITEAILTNVEKKTTYATNLNLSTQNYYNISFSSPFKLNKWWNGNFNAVGFYLVTKSDTLLGNQLNRGKAAYNLNLTQTFTPVKGYKLEVLGSYESSLVYGLYDVKARYFVDAGISHSFADKKANIKFAVSDIFNTLLSGVSSNYQTNHFTLRQKNDTRVARITFTYNFGNSKFKTQQHNTGSDDEKNRVKGGN; this is encoded by the coding sequence ATGAACACAATCAATTATAAATCAACTTTGTATTGCATAGTAATTTTAATATTATCTATTTCAACTGGCACCCAATATAGCTTTGCTCAGGGTAATCTTTCATCCTCTAAAGTCTCTGGTCATGTGGTAAAAACCAACGCCCAACCCATTGATTATGCCAGCGTAACCTTAATCAAATCAACTGATTCGAGCTTAGTAAAAGGCACTTTAACCGATGCCGATGGTAAATATATATTTGACCACTTGCCTGCCGGAAATTACTTGGTAAAGGTCAATAACATAGGCTATGCAAAATGTTATAGCAATACGGTTACACTAACTGAAAACACTACAATTGAATTACCTCCCTTACAACTTGTAGCCAGCACACAGCAGTTACAAGAAGTTACCGTGGTATCGGCCAAACCACTTATTGAACACCAAACTGACCGTACAGTGATTAACGTAGAAAACAGCACCCTAGCAGCTGGCAATTCGGCATTGGAAATTCTGCAAAAAGCGCCTGGCGTAACTTTAGATAAAGATGATAACATCAGCTTAAATGGAAAGCAGGGGGTTACCGTCATGATTAATGATAAACTTACGTACCTCTCTGCTACACAATTAGCCGCATTGTTACGCTCGACTGATGGAAATACTATTCAGTCGGTTGAAATCATTCCTAACCCTTCCGCAAAATACGATGCGGCTGGCAGTTCAGGTATTATTAATATCAAGTTGAAAAAGAATAAACAATCAGGAACCAACGGCAGCCTAAATACCACTATAGCACAAAGCACCTATTTTAGAGACAACTTCAGTCTCAACTTGAACCACAAAACGGGTAAACTCAACCTATTTACTAACCTGAGTCATAATGATGGCAAAAACAAGCACAAACTAGATTTAAAACGCACGGTAGATAGTGCAGGCAAATCAAACACCTATTTCAATCAGGATTACAAAATGGTGAACGTTCGCCATAATAGTCAATTCAGGATAGGTGCAGACTATGATTTATCATCCAAAAACACCATTGGGGTAGTAGCTAGTGGTTATTATAATACCGAAACAGGAAATAACAATGGTATAACCTATCTGGGTACACAACCTGATGTTTATACATCATACCAGCATCTAGTATCGCGTGAAGCTCAAACTTATAAAAACATAGCTTTCAACATCAACGATCGTTATCAGATTGATACAGCCGGACAAAGCTTGAGTGTAGATATGGATTATTTGTATTATAAGAACAATGGCAATATGCAGTATAACACCTATTTTTATGTACCCAGCAAACCTAGTGCTTATGATTCTTTATTTATCCGCAACCTAATACCGTCTTCTATACGCATCTATACCTTAAAAGCTGATTATGTATATCCTTTTAGCAAAACATTAAAGCTAGAAACAGGCATTAAGTTAAGTGATGTAAAAACAGATAATGATTTACAAGCACAAACCAAATCAGGCTTACCCGGCGCTATTTACGAGAACGACGCTACTCGTACCAATCGCTTTATTTATGATGAAAAAATAAGTGCAGGCTATGCAAACCTTAGCAAAAACTATAAAAACACCTCTGTACAAGCAGGTTTAAGAGCCGAATATACACATTCAGAAGGTGAACTATTAGGTGGAGGATCTGATATTAAACGGCATTATTTGAATTTCTTTCCTAGCGTATTTGTTAAACAAACCTTAAGTAGCAAAAATGAAATAGGTATATCTTACAGTCGCCGTATTGATCGGCCAAGTTATGAATCACTTAATCCTTTCGTGTATTATGTTGACCAGTACACCTATCAACAAGGAAACCCTTTTTTAACGCCTCAATACACCAATGCCTACAATTTAGATTACACTTACAACCATACCATCAATGTAAGTATAGGATATAGCCATACCCATGATGTGATTACCGAAGCCATATTAACCAATGTTGAAAAGAAAACCACTTATGCTACCAACCTTAACTTAAGCACACAGAATTATTATAATATCAGTTTCAGTTCGCCATTCAAATTAAATAAGTGGTGGAATGGTAATTTCAATGCTGTAGGCTTTTACTTAGTTACCAAATCTGATACCTTACTAGGCAATCAACTAAATAGAGGCAAGGCCGCTTACAACCTGAATTTAACACAAACTTTTACACCAGTAAAAGGCTATAAGTTGGAAGTATTAGGTAGTTACGAATCCTCATTAGTATATGGCTTATATGATGTAAAGGCTCGCTATTTTGTAGATGCAGGTATTAGCCATTCTTTTGCTGACAAGAAGGCCAACATCAAGTTTGCCGTAAGCGACATTTTTAACACCCTCCTTTCAGGAGTTAGCAGTAACTATCAGACCAATCATTTTACCCTGCGCCAGAAAAATGATACCCGTGTTGCACGAATAACTTTTACTTACAATTTTGGGAACAGCAAGTTTAAAACACAGCAGCACAATACCGGATCTGACGACGAAAAAAACCGGGTAAAAGGCGGCAACTAA
- a CDS encoding YceD family protein — MRTYAIPFTGLKLGKHQFEYVIGSDFFNDFDYSLVKKVNLQCQVELEKQETMLILNFHINGTIDLTCDRCLSEYPQHIDIREQQVAKFSEEEIDADEEIITLTKNDTEINIAGLIYEYVTVAVPFIAVCDNEGNTPYCDKDMLDRLNKLSSSDEQEKSTDPRWDALKKLK, encoded by the coding sequence TTGCGAACATATGCAATACCTTTTACAGGCCTTAAGCTGGGCAAGCACCAGTTTGAGTATGTAATTGGTAGTGATTTTTTTAACGATTTTGACTATTCGCTAGTTAAAAAGGTTAATTTGCAATGCCAGGTAGAGCTGGAAAAACAGGAAACTATGTTAATCCTGAATTTTCATATCAACGGCACTATTGACCTGACCTGCGATCGTTGCCTTTCTGAATATCCACAACACATTGATATTCGGGAACAACAAGTAGCTAAATTCAGTGAAGAAGAAATTGATGCAGATGAAGAAATTATCACCCTGACTAAAAATGATACAGAAATCAATATAGCAGGGCTGATTTATGAATATGTAACTGTGGCTGTACCGTTTATTGCGGTATGTGATAATGAGGGTAACACCCCTTACTGTGATAAAGACATGCTAGATCGCTTGAATAAGTTATCCAGCAGTGACGAACAAGAAAAAAGTACAGACCCACGATGGGATGCACTTAAAAAATTAAAATGA
- the rpmF gene encoding 50S ribosomal protein L32: MPNPKRKFSKSRRDKRRTHYKAEAPTLTTCATTGAVHLPHRAYTVDGNLYYNGKLLIENTTATA, translated from the coding sequence ATGCCAAATCCAAAACGCAAATTCTCCAAATCAAGAAGAGATAAACGCAGAACACACTACAAAGCTGAAGCACCTACTTTAACTACCTGTGCTACTACAGGTGCTGTGCATTTGCCTCATCGGGCCTATACTGTTGATGGTAACTTATACTACAACGGTAAATTACTGATTGAGAATACAACTGCTACAGCCTAA
- a CDS encoding beta-ketoacyl-ACP synthase III: MHKLQAAITAVNGYAPDYVLTNHELETLVDTNDEWITSRTGIKERRILKGEGLATSDLAVPAVQGLLEKRGISAEEIELIIFCTTTPDMPFPATANILADKVGAKNAWGYDLQAACSGFVYGLATGASFIESGRYKKVLVVGGDKMSSIINYQDRATCIIFGDGCGAALLEPNTDGYGIIDTVLKSDGSGREFLHMKAGGSLKPATHETVSAREHYAYQEGQTVFKFAVTNMADVAAQIMERNQLSADDVAWLVPHQANKRIIDATANRMGVSADKVVINIERYGNTTNGTIPLCLWEWESKFKKGDNIVLAAFGGGFTWGSLYLKWAY, encoded by the coding sequence ATGCATAAACTACAGGCTGCAATTACTGCCGTAAATGGCTATGCACCCGATTATGTACTGACAAATCATGAATTGGAAACATTGGTTGATACCAATGATGAGTGGATCACCTCGCGTACTGGCATTAAAGAACGCCGTATATTGAAAGGTGAAGGCTTAGCTACTTCTGATTTGGCCGTACCAGCTGTACAAGGGCTGCTGGAAAAGCGCGGTATCAGTGCTGAAGAAATTGAGCTGATTATTTTTTGTACCACAACTCCCGATATGCCTTTTCCGGCAACAGCCAACATACTGGCTGATAAGGTAGGCGCAAAAAATGCTTGGGGATACGATTTACAAGCTGCCTGCTCGGGCTTTGTTTATGGTTTAGCTACCGGCGCCAGCTTTATTGAAAGCGGCCGTTATAAGAAAGTACTGGTAGTAGGTGGCGACAAGATGTCGTCTATCATTAACTATCAAGACCGGGCTACCTGTATTATTTTTGGCGATGGCTGCGGCGCAGCGTTGCTTGAACCTAACACAGATGGCTATGGCATTATTGATACAGTGCTGAAAAGCGATGGCTCAGGCCGTGAGTTTTTGCACATGAAGGCAGGCGGTTCGCTTAAACCTGCCACCCATGAAACCGTTTCTGCACGCGAGCATTATGCTTACCAGGAAGGTCAAACCGTATTTAAATTTGCTGTAACCAACATGGCTGATGTAGCTGCCCAGATTATGGAACGCAATCAGTTAAGCGCTGATGATGTGGCTTGGCTGGTACCTCATCAAGCCAATAAACGTATTATTGATGCTACTGCTAACCGGATGGGCGTGAGCGCTGATAAGGTAGTGATCAATATTGAGCGTTATGGTAACACAACTAACGGCACCATACCGCTTTGCCTGTGGGAATGGGAAAGTAAATTTAAAAAAGGTGACAATATTGTGCTGGCTGCATTTGGTGGCGGCTTCACCTGGGGTTCACTATACTTAAAGTGGGCTTACTAA
- a CDS encoding PadR family transcriptional regulator, which translates to MIVENTQTQMRKGILEYCILCIIASGEIYASDIIAELKRAQLLVVEGTLYPLLTRLKNNGLLTYNWVESTSGPPRKYYTLSPEGRNVLEQLDKTWQELAFAVQTSIEGRK; encoded by the coding sequence ATGATTGTAGAGAATACGCAAACACAAATGCGCAAGGGCATTTTGGAATATTGCATTCTATGTATTATAGCAAGTGGCGAGATATATGCTTCAGACATAATTGCTGAGCTGAAACGGGCACAGTTGCTGGTAGTAGAAGGCACGCTTTACCCCTTGCTTACCCGATTGAAGAACAATGGCTTACTTACCTATAATTGGGTAGAATCCACATCGGGACCTCCCCGAAAGTATTACACACTATCGCCCGAGGGACGTAATGTGCTGGAGCAATTAGATAAAACCTGGCAAGAACTGGCATTTGCCGTACAAACCTCTATAGAAGGCAGAAAATAA
- a CDS encoding PspC domain-containing protein — protein sequence MNKTIIININGIIFHIEEDAYEVLRTYMTEVKRHFFNSADSLEITTDIENRIAEMFTEILAREHRQVVTEQDVKAVIEQMGSVQDFDYEESGTSAAYTDTTGRRRLFRDSDDHLVGGVCAGIANYFDVETVWIRLIFAIFFVVGGTGLLLYIVLWIIVPQATTRADRMAMKGEPLDLQGFKRNFEAELHSVSGRLSAMHHEARPLMYKSRDFISDFTHHLGTFLGEPAKFCLNL from the coding sequence ATGAATAAAACAATCATTATCAACATAAATGGCATCATCTTTCATATTGAAGAAGACGCTTATGAAGTATTGCGAACTTATATGACTGAAGTAAAGCGACACTTCTTTAACTCGGCCGATAGTCTAGAAATCACTACTGATATTGAAAACCGCATTGCTGAAATGTTTACTGAAATACTAGCCCGCGAACACCGCCAAGTAGTTACCGAGCAGGATGTAAAAGCAGTAATTGAACAAATGGGCTCAGTACAGGATTTTGATTATGAAGAAAGCGGCACATCAGCTGCCTATACAGATACAACCGGACGACGCCGATTATTTCGCGACTCTGATGATCACTTGGTAGGTGGTGTATGCGCCGGCATTGCCAACTACTTTGATGTAGAAACAGTTTGGATACGTTTAATTTTTGCGATATTTTTTGTAGTAGGTGGTACAGGCTTGCTATTATATATCGTATTATGGATCATTGTTCCGCAAGCTACCACCCGGGCCGACCGTATGGCTATGAAAGGTGAACCTTTAGACTTACAAGGCTTTAAGCGAAATTTTGAAGCAGAATTGCATTCGGTAAGCGGCCGCTTATCAGCCATGCACCATGAAGCACGACCACTTATGTACAAAAGCCGTGATTTTATCAGTGATTTTACCCACCATTTAGGCACCTTTTTAGGGGAGCCGGCAAAATTTTGCTTAAACTTATAG
- the plsX gene encoding phosphate acyltransferase PlsX, translated as MKIGLDIMGGDFAPQAAVLGAIEAYKTLSAGQHLVLVGDKEVAVKILQEENFNPDHFEFIHTTEVIGMGEHPTKAIAQKPDSSIAVGFKLLKENYIQAFSSAGNTGAMLVGAMFSVKTIPGVLRPAMTTIVPKLKGGLGILLDVGANADCKPDMLVQFGMLGSLLAQSVYGIDNPRVALMNIGEEEEKGNMLCLATYPLMKSNTQFNFIGNMEGRDLFGEFADVYVCDGFTGNVIIKMAESYYVIARKKGINDEFFDRFNYEQYGGSPILGVNAPVVVGHGISSPEAIKNMVLLSRNMAESHLVEKIKQVFV; from the coding sequence ATGAAGATTGGCTTAGATATTATGGGCGGTGATTTTGCACCCCAAGCGGCAGTTTTGGGTGCAATCGAAGCTTATAAAACCTTATCGGCAGGGCAACATCTGGTGCTGGTTGGCGATAAAGAAGTAGCGGTAAAAATTCTTCAGGAAGAGAATTTTAATCCTGATCATTTCGAGTTTATTCATACCACCGAGGTGATTGGTATGGGCGAACACCCAACTAAAGCTATCGCACAAAAGCCAGATTCCAGCATTGCAGTTGGTTTTAAACTGCTTAAAGAAAATTATATACAGGCTTTCTCATCGGCCGGTAATACAGGCGCTATGCTGGTGGGCGCTATGTTCAGCGTAAAAACTATACCGGGTGTATTACGCCCGGCCATGACAACCATTGTACCCAAACTGAAAGGCGGTTTGGGTATTTTGTTGGATGTAGGTGCCAATGCCGATTGTAAACCCGATATGCTGGTGCAATTTGGTATGCTGGGTAGCTTGCTGGCACAATCAGTATATGGCATTGATAACCCGCGTGTAGCCCTCATGAACATTGGTGAAGAGGAAGAAAAAGGCAATATGCTTTGCCTGGCTACCTACCCGCTCATGAAAAGCAACACCCAGTTTAACTTTATAGGTAACATGGAAGGTCGCGACCTTTTTGGTGAGTTTGCCGATGTATACGTATGTGATGGGTTTACTGGCAATGTGATCATCAAAATGGCCGAATCATACTATGTTATAGCGCGTAAAAAAGGCATTAACGATGAGTTTTTTGACCGCTTTAATTATGAACAGTATGGCGGAAGCCCGATACTAGGTGTTAATGCACCGGTTGTAGTAGGCCATGGTATCTCCAGCCCTGAAGCCATCAAAAACATGGTGCTTTTATCCCGCAATATGGCTGAAAGCCATTTGGTTGAAAAAATTAAACAAGTTTTCGTATAA